One genomic region from Arthrobacter sp. YN encodes:
- a CDS encoding ABC transporter substrate-binding protein yields MKKTKYLLPVAAAGVLALTLSACSGDGGGGGSTAGSDDCSAYESYGKHDGKTVSVYSTIVDIEATNLEESWKQFEDCTGITIKYEGSKEFETQIGVRAQSGTAPDVGIFPQPGLLATQARAGYLKPAPQTVSDLVDKNWSPDWKKYGTVDGKFYAAPMLANVKGFVWYAPKTFKDKGWEVPKTWDEMIELSKKIAADDKNMKPWCAGFESGEATGWPGTDWIEDVVLREHGPEVYDQWITHQIPFNDPKIVDSFNKAGDILLNQDMVNGGFGDVRSILSTGFAQAGQPVLDGTCAMHHQANFQAANWPAGTNVAEDGDVWAFITPPIDESKGKAVTGGGEMVGAYKDTPEVQSFLAYLASADFANNRVKLGGVVSANKGLDPANAQSDLDKLTVQILQDPDTVFRFDGSDLMPSAVGSNSFWKGIVQWINGTSSQEVANSIESSWPKS; encoded by the coding sequence ATGAAGAAAACCAAGTACCTGCTACCGGTCGCAGCCGCCGGTGTTCTGGCACTTACCCTTTCCGCCTGTAGCGGAGATGGAGGCGGCGGGGGATCAACCGCAGGCTCGGATGATTGCTCCGCTTACGAAAGCTACGGAAAGCACGACGGCAAGACGGTCTCCGTCTATTCGACGATCGTAGACATTGAGGCAACCAACCTCGAGGAATCCTGGAAGCAGTTCGAAGACTGCACCGGAATCACCATCAAGTACGAGGGCAGCAAGGAATTCGAAACGCAGATCGGCGTTCGTGCCCAGTCCGGTACCGCCCCCGATGTCGGGATCTTCCCGCAGCCCGGCCTCCTTGCCACCCAGGCCCGGGCCGGTTACCTGAAGCCCGCTCCGCAGACCGTTTCCGACCTCGTGGACAAGAACTGGTCCCCGGACTGGAAGAAGTACGGCACGGTTGACGGCAAGTTCTACGCCGCTCCGATGCTGGCCAACGTCAAGGGTTTTGTTTGGTATGCACCCAAGACCTTCAAGGACAAGGGCTGGGAAGTCCCCAAGACCTGGGACGAAATGATCGAGCTGTCCAAGAAGATCGCCGCGGATGACAAGAACATGAAACCGTGGTGCGCTGGATTCGAATCCGGTGAGGCTACGGGTTGGCCCGGCACGGACTGGATCGAGGACGTGGTTCTGCGCGAACACGGCCCCGAGGTCTACGACCAGTGGATCACCCATCAGATTCCGTTCAACGACCCCAAGATCGTCGATTCCTTCAACAAGGCCGGCGACATCCTGCTCAACCAGGACATGGTTAACGGCGGCTTCGGTGACGTCCGCTCGATCCTGAGCACCGGTTTTGCCCAGGCCGGCCAGCCGGTCCTTGACGGCACCTGCGCCATGCACCACCAGGCCAACTTCCAGGCCGCCAACTGGCCTGCAGGAACCAATGTTGCTGAAGATGGCGATGTCTGGGCCTTCATCACTCCGCCGATCGACGAGAGCAAGGGCAAAGCAGTCACCGGTGGCGGCGAAATGGTGGGCGCCTACAAGGACACCCCTGAGGTCCAGTCCTTCCTGGCATACCTGGCCAGTGCCGACTTCGCCAACAACCGTGTCAAGCTCGGCGGCGTGGTCAGTGCCAACAAGGGCCTGGATCCCGCCAACGCCCAGTCCGACCTCGACAAGCTGACTGTCCAGATCCTCCAGGACCCGGACACCGTCTTCCGTTTCGACGGCTCGGACCTGATGCCGAGTGCCGTAGGTTCCAACTCCTTCTGGAAGGGCATCGTGCAGTGGATCAACGGCACGTCCTCCCAGGAGGTTGCCAACAGCATCGAATCCAGCTGGCCTAAGAGCTAA
- a CDS encoding carbohydrate ABC transporter permease, which yields MEFIGEKLLQVVIALAIFAAVIGLIMLLVDRAPKSVKDKVTVAGFLAPAAILMVVGLVYPAIRTSMLAFTDAGGNANGFDNFVWMFTQPEALTTLRNTVIWTVLVPLLSTGFGLAYAVFIDKARGEKVLKSLVFMPMAISFVGAGIIWKLVYDYRGPNIEQTGVLNFFRVALGMDPKQFLLDAPENTIFLIIVMVWIQTGFAMVILSAAIKGVPVELVEAARLDGANAWQQFRNVTIPGIRGALVVVLTTITIATLKVFDIVRTMTAGNYDTSVVANEMYTQAFRAGEPGRGAALALILFLMVLPIVVYNARVLRKQREIH from the coding sequence ATGGAATTTATTGGAGAAAAACTCCTACAAGTAGTGATAGCCCTGGCGATATTCGCAGCGGTCATCGGCCTCATCATGTTGCTGGTGGACAGGGCTCCTAAATCAGTCAAAGACAAGGTCACGGTGGCAGGCTTCCTTGCTCCTGCCGCCATACTGATGGTCGTGGGCCTGGTCTATCCGGCAATCCGCACGTCGATGCTCGCTTTCACGGATGCCGGTGGAAATGCCAACGGCTTCGACAACTTCGTCTGGATGTTCACGCAGCCCGAGGCTCTGACCACGTTGCGGAACACCGTCATCTGGACAGTATTGGTTCCCTTGCTGTCCACCGGCTTCGGCCTTGCTTACGCAGTGTTCATCGACAAGGCCCGCGGAGAAAAGGTACTGAAGTCGCTGGTCTTCATGCCGATGGCCATCTCCTTTGTGGGCGCCGGCATCATCTGGAAACTTGTCTATGACTACCGCGGTCCCAACATTGAACAAACCGGTGTCCTCAATTTCTTCCGCGTCGCCTTGGGAATGGATCCGAAGCAGTTCCTCCTTGACGCACCTGAGAACACGATTTTCCTGATCATCGTGATGGTCTGGATCCAGACCGGCTTTGCCATGGTGATTCTGTCCGCCGCTATCAAGGGCGTTCCAGTGGAACTCGTGGAAGCAGCCCGCTTGGACGGTGCGAATGCTTGGCAGCAGTTCCGCAACGTCACCATTCCCGGTATCCGTGGAGCCCTGGTGGTGGTGCTGACCACCATTACCATCGCCACTCTGAAGGTCTTCGACATTGTCCGGACCATGACGGCCGGAAACTACGACACGTCCGTGGTCGCCAACGAAATGTACACGCAGGCCTTCCGCGCCGGTGAGCCGGGACGTGGTGCCGCTTTGGCCCTGATCCTGTTCCTCATGGTGCTGCCCATCGTGGTGTACAACGCTCGAGTCCTTCGCAAGCAAAGGGAGATCCATTGA